From the genome of Phycicoccus duodecadis:
GTTGTTGGCGAGGACGTCGTTGTAGGCGGAGTCGGAGTCCTGGTAGATCTTGAAGGTGATCTTGTCGACCTTGCCGCCGAAGGCACCCTTGTAGTCGGGGTTCTTCGAGAGAACGATCGACTGCTCCTTGTTCCAGGCGTCCAGCTTGTAGGGGCCGTTGCCGATCGGCTTGTCGCCGAAGGCCTTCGGGTCCTTGAAGAACGCCTCGGGCAGCGGCGCGAACGCCGAGTAGCCCAGACGCACCGGCAGGTTCGAGACCTTCTCGGAGGTCTTGATGGTGAAGGTGTAGTCGTCGACGACCTTCAGGCCGGTGAGGGTCTCGGCCTTGGCCTTGCCGGCGCCGGCGCACGGGTCGTCGCCCTCGCCGGTGCACTGGGTGTCGCCGAAGCCCTCGATGGGCTCCATGAAGTAGCCGGAGGACTGCGCGTTCGGGCCGTAGGCGGCGTAGTTCCACGCGTCGACGAAGCTCTTGGCGGTGACGTCGGTGCCGTCGGCGAACTTGTTGCCCTGCTTCACCTTGACGGTGAAGTTCTGGTTGTCGGTGGTCTCGATGGACTCCGCCAGGTCGTTCTCGGGCTTGGCCGTCTCCGCGTCGTAGTGGACGAGCTTGGAGAAGATCGCGTCGATGACGTTGCCGCCACAGGTCTCCGTGGTGTTGCTGGGGACGAGCGGGTTCTGCGGGTTACAGCCGCGGACGGTGATCTCGCCGCCCTTCTGGCCACCGGCGGCGGAGCTGCTGCTCCCCCCGGATTCGCCGCCGTTGCCGCAACCGGCGGCAAGCAGGGCGACGGCTGACATGGCCGCGACGGCGACCGTGCGAGTGGTTCCTCGCATGGATGTCCTCCTACGTGAAGTGGTTCGCCACCCGGTGTCCGGATGGTCTCCGTGAGCTGGACCCGATCGGGTCCGACTCGATGCAGCGCCGACCGGCGTGCCGGGGTCAACTAAAGACCACCGATGCCCGCTTTGGTAGTTCCATGACGCGCCGAGACCTGATTGTGACCGAAGTGCGACCGGTTCGCGTCCTGGGCCGGAAGATCTTCGGCGGCCGGTACCGTGAGGGCCGTGCCCGGCTTCGACGACGACCTCCGACTGGCCCATGTCCTCGCTGACGCCGTCGAGCGGGTGACCATGGCCCGGTTCCGCGCCGACGACCTCCACGTCGAGACCAAACCCGACCTCACCCTGGTCAGCGACGCCGACCGCGACGCCGAGGAGCTGGTGCGCTCCCAGCTCAAGCGCACGCGTCCTCGCGACATGGTCATCGGCGAGGAGATGCCCCCGACGGGCTCGGGCAACCGGCAGTGGGTCGTCGACCCCATCGACGGCACCCACAGCTTCGTGCGCGGCGTGCCGGTGTGGGCCACCCTCATCGGGCTCGTGGTCGACGGCGCACCGGTGCTCGGCCTCGTGGCCGCCCCCGCGCTCGGCCGGCGGTGGTGGGCCGCCACCGGTTCCGGTGCGTGGTCCGGGCGCAGCCTCACCAGCGCCAGGCAGATGCACGTCTCGGGGGTCTCGACCCTGGCCGACGCCTCGCTCTCGATCTCGAGCACCACCTCGTGGGACGCCGTGGGCCGTCTGGACGCCGTGCTCGACCTGGCGCGGGCGTGCTGGCGCGAGCGCGCGTACGGCGACTTCTGGTCCTACATGCTCGTGGCCGAGGGTGCGGTGGACATCGCGGCCGAGCCCGAGCTGTCACTGCACGACATGGTGGCGCTGGCGCCGGTCGTCACCGAGGCCGGGGGCCGCTTCACCTCCCTCGACGGCACCGACGGGCCGTTCGGCGGCAACGCCGTGGCCACCAACGGCCTGCTGCACGACGAGGTCCTGGCGCGCCTCGGGACCGCCCGCGAGGCGACCTCGGGCTAGAAGAGCACCGCCTGGTCGGCCTCGGTGGCCACCCCCTCGAGGCGGAGCAGCGCGGCCTTGCGGGGCAGGCCGCCGGCGTACCCGGTGAGGGTCCCGTCGCTCCCGACGACCCGGTGGCACGGCAGGACGATCGGCAGCGGGTTCGCCCCGTTGGCCGCGCCGACGGCCCGCGACGCACCCGGCGGCAGCCCGAGGGCGGCCGCCAGCGCGCCGTAGGTGGTGGTCCTCCCCCACGGCACCAGCGCCAGCTCGGCCCACACCCGCTGCCGGAAAGGGGTGCCCGTGGGCGCCAGCGGTAGGTCGAAGACCCGGCGGAGGCCGGCGAAGTACTCCTCGAGCTGGCGCCGTGCGTCCTCCAGGACGTCGTTGCGGCCGTCCGGGCCCGTAGCGGTCGCGGGGTCGGCCTCCGGCTCGGCGTCGAACCGGATGGCGACCAGGGCCCCGTCGCGGGCGAGCAGCTCGAGCGGCCCGACCGGCGAGCGCATCACGAGCGAGCGGGTCGGCGACCCGGGCGCCACGGGGCCCGGGGCCTCAGAGGGCAACGGTCGTGACCTCGCCGGTGACCCGCCCCTCGAGCTGGGGCACCACGCCGGCGGCGTCGCCGACCAGGACCACCGACCACTCCCCCGTCGCCGTGCGCCGGTAGGCGGCGTCGAGGTCGTCGAGCCCGAGGGCCCGGACGGCGTCGAGGGTTCGCGTCGTGAAGTCCAGCGGCAGCCCCTCGAGTGCCAGGGCGGCCGTCTCGTCGGCCACGGCGTCGGCGGTGGCGTAGCGGCCGGGGGCGGTCTTGGCGACGTAGTCGACCCCGGAGCGCAGCTCGGCGTCGGTGAACCCGTCGCGCGCCCCGTCGAGGATGCCGAGCACGATCTCGAGCGCCTCGCCGGTGACCTCGGTGCGTACCGAGCCGGCCGTGACGAAGGTCCCGCCGGCGGCCCGCGGCCGGAACCCGGAGCGGATCCCGTAGGTGTAGCCCTTCTCCTCCCGCAGGACGGCGTCGAGGCGCGCGCTCGGGGAGCCGCCCAGGACGAAGGCCAGCACCGGGTGCGGCGCCCAGCCCGCTGACGTGGAGCGGTCGGGGCCGGGGCGTCCCACGAGGAGCTCGGTCTGCACCGCTCCGGGGCGGTCGACGACGACGACCCGGGCCCGGTCGGTGGCGGGCACCGGGGGGCGCGCGGGAGGGGGCGGGACGTGGCCGGAGGCCTCCCAGGAACCGAGGGTCCCGGCCAGGACCTCGGCCACGGGGACCCCGGTCAGGTCGCCCGCCAGGACGAGGGTGGCACCCCGCGGACCGACCGCGCGGGCGTGCCGCGCGACGATGTCGTCGCGGGTGATCGCCGCGATGGTCCCGCTGGTGCCGGCGGCCGGGCGGGCGGCCCGGTCGCCGTCGTCCCAGAGGGTGCGGGCGAGCTCGCGGCTGCCGCGATGGGCGGCCGAGGCCCGCTCCTGCTCGATCTCGGCCTGTCGCGTGCGCAGGATGCGGCGCACCTCGTCGTCGGGGAAGACCGGGTCGGCCAGCGCGGCCGTGAGCAGCCGCGCCGCCGTGGCCAGGTGCGCCTGCGGCACGTCGACGTCGACCATCAGCCCACCGTCGGAGACCCCGGCCCCCAGCACCATCCCGTGGCGCTCCATGAGCTCGGCGAACTCCTCGGAGGTGTACTGGGCGGTGCCCTCGTCGAGGAGGCGGGCCGTCATGGCCGACACGCCCTCGATGGCGCGGGGCTCGTCGGCCAGCGACGCGGGGACGACGAGGCGCAGCGAGAGGACGTACTGCCCCGGCAGGTCGTGCACCAGCACCCGCAGGCCGTTGGGGAGGAGGTGCTCGGCGGCGGCCGGGAAGGCCCACGGGGCGGGCGCGAGGACGGGCGGGCGGGTGCTCACGCGACCGCCTCCGCCTGGTCGGCGTCGCCGAGGTACGAGACGACGGCCCGGCTCTGCGGCGCCAGCCAGCGGCGCGCGGCCTCGAGCACGCGCTCGGGGGTGACGGCGCGCATCCGGTCGAGGTGGGTGTTGACCATCCCCGGGTCGTCGTGCAGGAGCGTGAAGCGGCTGATCATGTCGGCCCGCTCCTCCTGGCTCGCGAGCGCCGAGAGCCAGCCGCGCTCGGACTGGGCGATGGAGGCGTCGAGCTCGGCCTCGGTCGGCCCGTGGGTGGCGAGGCGCTCGAGCTCCTCGACCAGGGCGTCCTCGAGGAGGTCGGGGTCGGCGCCGGGGGCGACGTCGAGCACGACGAAGCCCAGGGAGACGCCGTCGACGAAGCCCCAGGCGGTGGCATGGGCCCCGACGGCCACCTGCTCGCGCCGGACCAGCCGGCGCACCAGGCTGGAGGTGGACAGGCCGGCCAGGCAGTCGAGCGCGACCATCGCGGCCACGAGCTCGTCGGTGCCGTCGACCGGCAGGCGGAACGCGACGTGGACCCGGTCGTTGGGCACCTGCTCACGGCGCACCACCCGGACCGGCTCGGCCAGCGGCTCGAGCTGCGGCAGGGGCGGCCGGGGCGTCTCGGCCCGCGCGGTGAGGGGGCCGAAGTGCCGCTCGACGAGGGCGAACCCGTGCTCGGGCTCGACGTCGCCGCACAGGGTCAGCACGGTGTTGTCGGGCGCGTAGTAGCGACGGAAGAACGCGTGCACGTCATCCACACCGGCGGCGTCGAGGTCGGCCATCGAGCCGATCGTGGGGTGATGGTACGGATGGCCTTCGGGGAAGACGGCGGCGTAGACGTCGACCAGCGCGTTGCCGTAGGGCTGGTTGTCGTAGCGCTGGCGCTTCTCCTCCTTGACCACGTCGCGCTGGTTGTCGAGGTTGTCCTGGGTGAGCGCGTCGAGCAGGTGACCGTGCCGGTCGGCCTCGAGCCACAGGGCCAGCTCGAGCGCGCCCGACGGCACGGTCTCGAAGTAGTTGGTGCGGTCGAACCAGGTGGTCGCGTTGAGCCGGCCCCCTTCGGCCATCAGCGCCTCGAAGTGCTCACCGCTGCGCACCCCCCGCGAACCCTGGAACATCAGGTGCTCGAAGAGGTGGGCGAAGCCGGTGCGGCCGGGCTGCTCGTGACGCGAGCCGACCCCGACCCAGAGGTTGACCGTGACGTTGGGGACCGTGTGGTCAGGCGAGACGACGACACGCAGCCCGTTGGGCAGCGTGCGTCGGTGGATGGGGTAGTCCAGCGGCATGGCGTCACCCTACGGCCGGGGCCCGACGGGGACGGACGAGCGTTCTCAGCCGACCGGGCGCGGCGCCTCGGGCTCGAGCCCGGCCTCCGTCGGCTCGACGGTGGCCGCGGACCCCGGCAGGACCGGAGCATCGCGCCGGGGCAGGGCGTCGAGGGCGCGCCGCCCGAAGACCTGCTGCTCGGTGGCCACCCGCTCGGCGCGACCACGCCCCAGGAAGCTCACCGCCCAGTGCAGCAGCGTCGTCACCTGGCTCTTGAAGCCGATGATGTAGACGAGGTGGATCGCCAGCCAGAGGACCCAGGCGAAGAACCCGGCGAAGCGCAGCCGCCCGATGGAGGCCACCGCGCTGAAGCGCGAGATGGTCGCCATCGAGCCCTTGTCGCGGTACTCGAAGTGCGCCTCGGTGTCGGTGCCGTCCAGGCGACGGCCGATCTGGCGGGCCGCGAACCGGGCCCCCTGGATGGCGACCTGGGCCACCCCGGGCAGGCCGTCGAGCGAGATCATGTCGCCGACGACGAAGACCTCGGGGTGGCCGGGGA
Proteins encoded in this window:
- a CDS encoding peptide ABC transporter substrate-binding protein codes for the protein MRGTTRTVAVAAMSAVALLAAGCGNGGESGGSSSSAAGGQKGGEITVRGCNPQNPLVPSNTTETCGGNVIDAIFSKLVHYDAETAKPENDLAESIETTDNQNFTVKVKQGNKFADGTDVTAKSFVDAWNYAAYGPNAQSSGYFMEPIEGFGDTQCTGEGDDPCAGAGKAKAETLTGLKVVDDYTFTIKTSEKVSNLPVRLGYSAFAPLPEAFFKDPKAFGDKPIGNGPYKLDAWNKEQSIVLSKNPDYKGAFGGKVDKITFKIYQDSDSAYNDVLANNLDITDEIPASALIDDKYKSDLPDRNAQKETGVIQTITFAPTKVDPNYADPKIRQAISMAIDRNTIIKQIFNGTREPATGWVSPVVDGYKADQCGEYCTYDAAKAKALLTEAGGFKGDKITLSYNADAAHKEWTEATCNSIKQALGVDCVATGVVDFATFRSQIADRKMKGMFRTGWQMDYPSIENFLAPIFKTGASSNDGDYSNPAFDKLLTEAAAETDAAAANQKYQEAEALLAQDMPAIPMWYGKTTMGWSDKVTGVKITAFGTIDFSSVALK
- the hisN gene encoding histidinol-phosphatase → MPGFDDDLRLAHVLADAVERVTMARFRADDLHVETKPDLTLVSDADRDAEELVRSQLKRTRPRDMVIGEEMPPTGSGNRQWVVDPIDGTHSFVRGVPVWATLIGLVVDGAPVLGLVAAPALGRRWWAATGSGAWSGRSLTSARQMHVSGVSTLADASLSISSTTSWDAVGRLDAVLDLARACWRERAYGDFWSYMLVAEGAVDIAAEPELSLHDMVALAPVVTEAGGRFTSLDGTDGPFGGNAVATNGLLHDEVLARLGTAREATSG
- a CDS encoding methylated-DNA--[protein]-cysteine S-methyltransferase, with the protein product MAPGSPTRSLVMRSPVGPLELLARDGALVAIRFDAEPEADPATATGPDGRNDVLEDARRQLEEYFAGLRRVFDLPLAPTGTPFRQRVWAELALVPWGRTTTYGALAAALGLPPGASRAVGAANGANPLPIVLPCHRVVGSDGTLTGYAGGLPRKAALLRLEGVATEADQAVLF
- a CDS encoding M16 family metallopeptidase, whose translation is MSTRPPVLAPAPWAFPAAAEHLLPNGLRVLVHDLPGQYVLSLRLVVPASLADEPRAIEGVSAMTARLLDEGTAQYTSEEFAELMERHGMVLGAGVSDGGLMVDVDVPQAHLATAARLLTAALADPVFPDDEVRRILRTRQAEIEQERASAAHRGSRELARTLWDDGDRAARPAAGTSGTIAAITRDDIVARHARAVGPRGATLVLAGDLTGVPVAEVLAGTLGSWEASGHVPPPPARPPVPATDRARVVVVDRPGAVQTELLVGRPGPDRSTSAGWAPHPVLAFVLGGSPSARLDAVLREEKGYTYGIRSGFRPRAAGGTFVTAGSVRTEVTGEALEIVLGILDGARDGFTDAELRSGVDYVAKTAPGRYATADAVADETAALALEGLPLDFTTRTLDAVRALGLDDLDAAYRRTATGEWSVVLVGDAAGVVPQLEGRVTGEVTTVAL
- a CDS encoding M16 family metallopeptidase, with amino-acid sequence MPLDYPIHRRTLPNGLRVVVSPDHTVPNVTVNLWVGVGSRHEQPGRTGFAHLFEHLMFQGSRGVRSGEHFEALMAEGGRLNATTWFDRTNYFETVPSGALELALWLEADRHGHLLDALTQDNLDNQRDVVKEEKRQRYDNQPYGNALVDVYAAVFPEGHPYHHPTIGSMADLDAAGVDDVHAFFRRYYAPDNTVLTLCGDVEPEHGFALVERHFGPLTARAETPRPPLPQLEPLAEPVRVVRREQVPNDRVHVAFRLPVDGTDELVAAMVALDCLAGLSTSSLVRRLVRREQVAVGAHATAWGFVDGVSLGFVVLDVAPGADPDLLEDALVEELERLATHGPTEAELDASIAQSERGWLSALASQEERADMISRFTLLHDDPGMVNTHLDRMRAVTPERVLEAARRWLAPQSRAVVSYLGDADQAEAVA